The genomic interval CACGACTGCTGTAATCAGTTCTCCGGGTTCCAAATTGCTATCCCGCTGGGGAGTATCGCCAGGTAGGCGATGAAATTCGGTAAACGGAATCTGGCGCTTACCCTGGGGTCCTTCCACTTCAACGATCGCATCCAGCGCTGCCAGTGGAACGCACATATCAGAAGGATGCACCGCAATACACTGATCGCTGGCTCCAAACAAAGCGTGGATTCGATTAATCCCGGTTAATGCAGCACAGCCAGATCCGGGTACCCGTTTATTACAGGCGAAGGCATTGTCGTAGTAATAGGGGCAACGAGTTCGTTGCAGCAAATTACCGCCCACCGTGGCAACATTGCGAATTTGTTGGGATGCACCCAGCAGAATGGCGCGGGACAGCATCGGATAGTTGCGCCGCACATCGGGATGGTCGGCAACCGCCGTATTGCTGACCAACGCACCGATGCGTAAACCCGCACCCGTTTGCTCAATCTGGGTCATCTCCAAACGGGTGATGTCAATGAGTTGGGCGGGTTCGTCCAAAAAGACTTTCATCCGATCGACCAGATTGGTGCCACCCGCAATGAATAGGGCACCCGGATTGCTCCCCTGCTGTACGGCTTCCTTAACAGAACTAGCGCGAACGTAGGCAAAGTTTTTCATACAGGAATTTCCTCCGGTTCACGGACCAGCATTGCTGCGGCTGGAGACGGAGGGGCTTGCCCGGTCGCTTGCTGGACGGCAGCAACAATCCCGTTGTAAGCACTACAGCGACAGAGATTCCCGCTCAACCGCTCTTTGATTTCAGCTTCAGATAAAGTTGCCAGTTGGGGAGGCGTGCTGAGGTCGGGGGTAATGGCACTCACACAACCCCGTTTCACTTCGTCTAACAGCGCTACCGAGGCACAAATTTGCCCGGGTGTGCAGTAGCCACATTGAAACCCATCATTCTCAATAAAGGCAGTTTGCACCGGATGCAGGATATCCCCCTTTGCCAGCCCTTCTACGGTGACAATCTGCCTGCCCTCCTGCATAACTGCCAGTGCCAAA from Kovacikia minuta CCNUW1 carries:
- a CDS encoding FAD binding domain-containing protein, giving the protein MKNFAYVRASSVKEAVQQGSNPGALFIAGGTNLVDRMKVFLDEPAQLIDITRLEMTQIEQTGAGLRIGALVSNTAVADHPDVRRNYPMLSRAILLGASQQIRNVATVGGNLLQRTRCPYYYDNAFACNKRVPGSGCAALTGINRIHALFGASDQCIAVHPSDMCVPLAALDAIVEVEGPQGKRQIPFTEFHRLPGDTPQRDSNLEPGELITAVVLPPASFAKSSVYLKLRDRASYAFALVSVAAAVEMAGNQIKTARLAMGGMAHKPWRFVEAETFLSGKSATAETFQQAAKIALQGAKPLAHNSFKVELAQRAIRRALAVSAKGGGVA
- a CDS encoding 2Fe-2S iron-sulfur cluster-binding protein, with protein sequence MHPPEDGKKHRSRRNFLGQALTAAGTAIAAPSLLQQTTAAQAEKPAITPKPGEMSVTLNINGKQQALAIEPRVTLLDALRERLGLTGSKKGCDHGQCGACTVLVDGQRVYSCLALAVMQEGRQIVTVEGLAKGDILHPVQTAFIENDGFQCGYCTPGQICASVALLDEVKRGCVSAITPDLSTPPQLATLSEAEIKERLSGNLCRCSAYNGIVAAVQQATGQAPPSPAAAMLVREPEEIPV